In Blastopirellula sp. J2-11, a single genomic region encodes these proteins:
- a CDS encoding fructose bisphosphate aldolase produces the protein MSTFVGNEQQFQKIKTQPGFIAALDQSGGSTPTALHGYGVEKDAWSSDEEMFALVHQMRSRVITSPSFTGERILGAILFENTMDREIAGQPTADYLWNVKNVVPFLKVDKGLAEEQSGVRMMKPMPQLDSLLQRAVAKNIFGTKMRSVIAHADEAGIQAIVDQQFEIASQIINAGLVPIVEPEVDIHCPDKAAAEALLKKSIAAKLDQLPEGQYVMLKLTLPNQDDFYADFVQHPRVLKVVALSGGYAREEANAILQRNHGVIASFSRALLEGLSAQQSDAEFDATLGASIQSIFEASKT, from the coding sequence ATGAGCACGTTTGTCGGCAACGAGCAACAGTTCCAAAAAATCAAAACGCAGCCAGGCTTTATCGCGGCGTTGGATCAAAGCGGCGGCAGTACTCCCACCGCACTGCATGGCTACGGAGTAGAGAAGGACGCATGGTCAAGCGATGAGGAAATGTTTGCCCTGGTCCACCAGATGCGATCGCGGGTCATCACCAGTCCCAGTTTTACGGGCGAGCGGATCTTGGGCGCGATCCTGTTTGAAAACACGATGGATCGAGAAATTGCCGGACAGCCGACCGCCGACTACCTCTGGAACGTGAAGAACGTCGTTCCGTTTTTGAAGGTCGACAAAGGGCTCGCCGAAGAGCAGTCCGGCGTCCGAATGATGAAGCCGATGCCCCAGCTTGATTCGTTGTTGCAACGCGCCGTCGCCAAAAACATTTTTGGCACCAAGATGCGATCGGTTATCGCTCACGCTGACGAAGCCGGTATCCAGGCGATCGTCGATCAACAATTTGAAATCGCCAGCCAGATTATCAACGCCGGACTCGTCCCGATCGTCGAGCCGGAAGTCGACATTCATTGCCCCGACAAAGCCGCAGCCGAAGCGCTGCTCAAAAAGAGTATCGCCGCCAAGCTCGATCAGTTGCCAGAGGGGCAATATGTGATGTTAAAACTGACGCTCCCCAACCAAGATGATTTTTACGCCGACTTCGTCCAGCATCCGCGCGTGCTCAAAGTCGTCGCGCTCTCTGGCGGCTACGCACGCGAGGAAGCTAACGCTATCTTGCAGCGCAATCACGGCGTCATCGCCAGTTTCTCGCGAGCGTTGCTCGAAGGACTATCGGCCCAGCAGTCAGACGCCGAGTTTGACGCGACGCTGGGTGCGTCTATTCAATCAATCTTTGAAGCGTCAAAAACGTAA
- a CDS encoding TolC family protein, producing the protein MTNLVAFITLLILSGCSIPCLRRADQGPILPPDFNGRTDAENSAHMGIVEFFDDPTLAELLTVGLVNNQELKIRNQEIQIANNEILARRGAYLPFITAGLSGGMERTSKFTPLGAAEEQLTYPVGGKFPDPLTNTRISADLFWELDIWRKLRNARDSAMQRYIEAIEARNYFVTQLVAETAKSYYELAALDKRLVFLNQTIQLQQQSLEVAKAQKDAARGTELGVQRFLAEVRKNESQLLIVKQDIIEVENKINFLVGRYPQPVDRQAWDFISLDSSMLQVGVPAQLLRNRRDIIAAEREVAASGLDIMVARANFYPRVAITAGVGFEAFNPRYLFDPGAFIANAAGDLVAPLINKKAIQADYMNANARQLQAVYNYQRTILNAFTQVVNSMTKVENYRDSVALKQQQVRALEESVSVATNLFQGARAEYVDVLFSQRDLLEARTDLIETKQQQLSAIVSAYQALGGGFLVTTSGMEFTELFCLPPQIDLGEVVTPPVPVDAIEPPMSSDENLPAPPIPPAPVGGAMLTPTSLDAIEQPGPHNVRLQQPVTQTALTLPLGESDRGTRIPAAIEPIATPFELGNPLRP; encoded by the coding sequence ATGACAAATTTAGTAGCTTTCATCACGCTGCTGATTTTGTCTGGTTGCTCCATCCCCTGTCTGCGCCGTGCTGATCAGGGTCCAATTTTGCCGCCAGACTTCAACGGGCGAACCGACGCCGAAAACTCCGCTCACATGGGCATCGTTGAGTTTTTTGATGATCCAACGCTGGCCGAACTGCTGACCGTGGGATTGGTCAACAACCAAGAGTTGAAGATCCGGAATCAAGAGATTCAGATCGCCAACAACGAGATCCTCGCTCGCCGCGGCGCCTATCTTCCGTTCATTACCGCCGGCCTGTCAGGCGGCATGGAAAGAACGAGTAAGTTCACTCCGCTGGGCGCGGCGGAAGAGCAACTCACCTATCCTGTTGGTGGGAAGTTTCCGGATCCTCTGACGAACACCAGAATCTCGGCCGACCTGTTTTGGGAACTCGATATTTGGCGAAAACTGCGGAATGCCCGGGATTCGGCGATGCAACGCTATATCGAAGCGATCGAGGCGCGAAATTACTTTGTCACGCAACTGGTCGCAGAGACCGCCAAGAGCTACTACGAGCTGGCGGCTCTCGACAAGCGACTTGTCTTCCTCAATCAAACCATCCAACTTCAACAGCAAAGTTTGGAAGTCGCCAAGGCGCAAAAAGATGCCGCCCGCGGCACCGAGTTGGGCGTCCAGCGTTTTCTGGCCGAAGTTCGCAAGAACGAAAGTCAGTTGTTGATCGTCAAGCAGGACATTATCGAGGTCGAGAACAAGATCAACTTTCTCGTCGGTCGTTATCCTCAGCCGGTCGACCGCCAGGCATGGGACTTTATCAGTCTCGACTCGAGCATGTTGCAAGTCGGCGTGCCGGCGCAACTGCTGCGAAATCGACGCGACATCATCGCCGCCGAACGCGAAGTGGCCGCTTCTGGACTCGATATTATGGTCGCTCGGGCGAACTTTTATCCGCGGGTCGCGATCACCGCCGGCGTTGGCTTCGAGGCCTTCAATCCAAGATATCTGTTTGATCCAGGCGCGTTCATCGCCAATGCCGCCGGCGATCTGGTCGCGCCGCTTATCAACAAGAAGGCGATTCAAGCCGACTACATGAACGCGAACGCTAGACAGTTGCAAGCAGTCTACAACTACCAACGTACGATCCTCAACGCGTTCACCCAGGTCGTGAACAGCATGACCAAAGTTGAGAACTATCGCGATAGCGTCGCGCTGAAGCAGCAACAAGTGAGAGCGCTCGAAGAATCGGTCAGCGTCGCGACGAACCTGTTCCAGGGAGCACGAGCCGAATACGTCGACGTGTTGTTCTCGCAGCGTGACCTGCTGGAAGCAAGAACCGATTTGATCGAAACCAAGCAGCAGCAACTTTCTGCGATCGTCAGCGCTTATCAGGCCCTCGGCGGCGGCTTTTTGGTGACGACTTCCGGCATGGAATTTACCGAACTCTTCTGTCTGCCGCCGCAGATTGATCTGGGCGAAGTGGTGACGCCGCCGGTTCCTGTAGACGCAATCGAGCCGCCGATGTCCAGCGACGAAAATCTGCCGGCGCCGCCGATCCCCCCGGCTCCGGTCGGCGGAGCGATGCTGACGCCAACTTCCTTGGATGCAATCGAGCAGCCTGGGCCGCACAACGTTCGTTTGCAGCAACCCGTGACGCAAACAGCCCTGACGCTTCCACTCGGAGAATCGGACCGGGGCACGCGGATTCCAGCAGCGATCGAGCCGATCGCGACGCCGTTTGAATTGGGAAACCCCTTAAGGCCCTGA
- a CDS encoding STAS/SEC14 domain-containing protein, whose protein sequence is MNNSLEVISSGKLLHVKVTGKLTKESYVVFTPKVDQLVQEHGKLRILFEMHDFHGWTAGALWDDIKFDMKHWKDIERLAIVGESKWEQGMAIFCKPFTMAKVQYFDHTELDKAKSWVEAD, encoded by the coding sequence ATGAACAACTCCCTAGAAGTGATTTCCAGCGGAAAGCTGTTGCACGTCAAAGTGACCGGCAAGTTGACCAAAGAGTCGTACGTCGTATTTACTCCCAAGGTCGATCAACTCGTCCAGGAACATGGCAAGCTGCGGATCTTGTTTGAAATGCACGACTTCCATGGCTGGACCGCCGGCGCTCTGTGGGATGACATCAAGTTTGACATGAAGCATTGGAAAGATATCGAACGCCTGGCGATCGTCGGCGAATCGAAATGGGAGCAGGGAATGGCGATTTTCTGTAAGCCGTTTACGATGGCCAAGGTCCAATATTTCGATCACACGGAACTTGACAAAGCGAAGAGCTGGGTCGAAGCGGATTAA
- a CDS encoding choloylglycine hydrolase family protein, whose protein sequence is MNTSSSSITRVGLVAALLTALIAQPSLACTGLRLVSADGGAVVGRTMEFGFDLQSKALVVPAGHRLSNTLVDPTQGLSYDAKYGFVGANVLGMEMIVDGVNEKGLYVGSFYFPGYAGYAQPGPDNQDRALAPEDYGMWLLANCASIAEVKQRYNHVVLVPRPIEQLGGDSFAAHFVVHDSTGASVVIEPVDGGLRIYDNPLGVITNSPTFDWHLTNLRNYINLTVSNVPTVKLDDIDLAGFGQGSGMRGLPGDSTPPSRFVRAVAYSQAANQLKTAEETVKQVFHLMNVFDIPVGSVRDHEEKKVSEDYTLWTTVSDLKNIRWMFRTYDDQSIRSIDVRAALDAANGKLQVIEMNGPQPITDVSTDFH, encoded by the coding sequence ATGAATACTTCCAGTAGTTCTATCACGCGCGTCGGTTTGGTTGCGGCGCTGTTGACGGCTCTGATCGCCCAGCCATCGCTGGCTTGCACCGGTTTGCGGCTTGTCTCGGCCGATGGGGGCGCTGTGGTCGGAAGAACGATGGAGTTTGGTTTCGATCTCCAATCCAAAGCGCTCGTCGTTCCGGCCGGTCACCGTTTGTCTAACACGCTCGTCGACCCGACGCAGGGTCTTTCGTACGATGCGAAATATGGCTTTGTCGGCGCCAACGTGCTAGGGATGGAAATGATTGTCGATGGTGTCAATGAGAAGGGGCTCTATGTCGGCTCGTTCTACTTTCCTGGCTACGCCGGTTACGCTCAGCCGGGCCCTGATAACCAAGATCGCGCTTTGGCGCCGGAAGATTACGGCATGTGGCTCTTGGCCAACTGTGCGTCGATCGCAGAAGTCAAGCAACGCTACAACCACGTCGTGCTTGTCCCACGGCCGATTGAACAACTGGGAGGAGACAGTTTCGCCGCCCATTTTGTGGTGCATGACAGCACCGGCGCTAGCGTCGTTATCGAGCCGGTCGACGGCGGGCTCCGCATCTATGACAACCCGCTGGGCGTGATCACCAACTCGCCCACCTTTGACTGGCACCTGACCAACCTGCGCAACTACATCAATTTAACCGTGTCAAATGTGCCGACGGTCAAGTTGGACGATATCGATCTCGCCGGCTTTGGACAAGGCTCCGGCATGCGAGGACTGCCCGGCGATTCGACTCCGCCATCGCGGTTCGTTCGCGCCGTCGCTTATTCGCAAGCGGCCAATCAGTTGAAGACCGCCGAGGAAACGGTCAAGCAGGTTTTTCACCTGATGAACGTGTTCGATATCCCGGTCGGTTCGGTCCGCGATCACGAAGAGAAAAAAGTGAGTGAAGACTATACGCTTTGGACGACGGTCTCTGACCTGAAAAACATCCGCTGGATGTTCCGCACGTACGATGACCAGTCGATTCGCAGCATCGATGTGCGTGCAGCGCTCGACGCCGCAAATGGGAAGTTGCAAGTCATCGAAATGAATGGCCCGCAGCCGATCACCGACGTCTCGACCGACTTCCACTAG
- a CDS encoding aminopeptidase P family protein, with product MRHQPIDSGLFVENRANLKQLLPGNSLAIVHANDVLPTNADGSFKNFPNTDLFYLSGVEQEESILLLFPDSPEPTQREILFVREPIEILEIWEGHKLSKEEATQASGVTTIKWLSEFPGILRNCMLSAEQVFLNQNEHRRAAAVVQTRDDRFVEDCQRQFPLHTYRRLAPLLHQLRAVKSEAEVDLIRRACSITKGGFERLLKFVKPGVTEHEVEAELWHEFIRNRGAFAYSPIIASGKNACGLHYMQNDQVCNDGDMLLLDVASNYANYNSDLTRTIPVNGRFTSRQRDVYDAVLRIMRASIEGAVVGKMHRDWQHESQLMMNEELVKLGLLTKEEVAKHTREAPACKKYFMHGLGHPIGLDVHDVAPANVPFAPGWVLTVEPGIYIPAEGFAVRLENDILITESGPIDLMADIPVEAEEIETRMAASAK from the coding sequence ATGCGTCATCAACCTATCGACTCGGGCCTGTTTGTAGAAAATCGAGCCAACCTGAAACAACTTCTACCTGGCAATTCGCTGGCGATCGTCCATGCGAACGACGTATTGCCGACGAACGCCGACGGATCGTTCAAGAATTTCCCCAATACCGATTTATTCTATCTGTCAGGCGTTGAGCAAGAAGAATCCATTCTGCTGCTGTTTCCCGATTCCCCAGAGCCAACCCAGCGTGAGATCTTGTTCGTCCGCGAGCCGATCGAAATCTTGGAAATCTGGGAAGGGCACAAACTGTCGAAGGAGGAAGCGACCCAGGCTTCCGGCGTCACGACCATCAAATGGCTGAGCGAGTTTCCCGGAATTTTGCGCAACTGCATGTTGAGCGCCGAGCAAGTCTTTCTCAATCAAAATGAACATCGCCGAGCCGCCGCCGTCGTCCAAACGCGCGACGATCGGTTTGTGGAAGATTGCCAGCGCCAATTTCCACTGCATACCTATCGCCGTTTGGCGCCGCTGTTGCATCAATTGCGAGCGGTGAAATCAGAGGCTGAGGTTGATTTGATTCGTCGTGCCTGCAGCATCACCAAAGGGGGCTTTGAACGGCTATTGAAGTTTGTGAAGCCCGGCGTTACCGAACACGAAGTGGAAGCGGAGCTTTGGCACGAGTTCATTCGCAATCGGGGAGCGTTCGCCTATTCGCCGATCATCGCCTCGGGCAAGAACGCCTGCGGCTTGCACTACATGCAAAACGATCAGGTCTGTAACGATGGGGATATGTTGCTGTTGGACGTAGCGTCCAACTACGCTAACTACAATTCGGATCTGACGCGCACGATACCGGTCAACGGTCGCTTTACGTCGCGTCAACGCGATGTCTACGACGCCGTATTGCGAATCATGCGGGCCTCGATCGAAGGCGCCGTCGTCGGCAAGATGCATCGCGACTGGCAACACGAGTCGCAGTTGATGATGAACGAAGAACTCGTCAAGCTCGGCCTGCTGACCAAAGAAGAGGTGGCCAAGCATACGCGAGAAGCGCCTGCCTGCAAAAAATACTTCATGCACGGCCTGGGGCATCCGATCGGGCTTGACGTGCATGATGTGGCGCCAGCCAACGTTCCGTTCGCCCCCGGTTGGGTGCTGACGGTCGAACCAGGGATCTACATCCCTGCAGAAGGGTTCGCCGTCCGGCTAGAAAACGATATTCTGATCACGGAATCTGGCCCAATCGATCTGATGGCGGATATCCCCGTCGAAGCAGAAGAGATCGAAACGCGGATGGCGGCGTCCGCGAAATAA
- a CDS encoding Gfo/Idh/MocA family protein: protein MSKSGQTSRRQFLEGMAAAGAAGVLLSPSAQVFGADSPNERPVFATIGLRNQGWGITSKSLGLADFVALADVDSNVLGTNVNRVKERQGKAPDAYKDYRKILDRDDIDAVMIATPDHWHTKIAVEAMLAGKDVYCEKPLTLTIDEGKLIEKMVKKTGRVFQVGTMQRTESNQNFLKAIALIRAGRIGKVKKITCGINGTSGSPEIPVASVPAELDWDFWLGPAPKVDYRALPEMRKGYGGGVPLYSNCHYSFREWHEYAGGKLTDWGAHHVDIACWALGEENNGPSKVSPVSYSLPVEYKDGYPLVHDRYNVATQFRIQVDMPNDVELFITSEGDNGILFEGTDGRFFVNRGKITGAPVEALKENPLPEDAIEEVYGGKVSSNHTANLIEAMESRKQPISDVWSHNRMLEICHLSNISMRLGRELNWDPTKREIVGDDQANTFLARENRKGFEINM, encoded by the coding sequence ATGTCTAAATCCGGTCAAACATCACGCCGACAGTTTCTCGAAGGTATGGCCGCCGCTGGCGCCGCCGGCGTTTTGCTGTCGCCTAGCGCGCAAGTGTTCGGCGCCGATTCCCCGAACGAACGTCCAGTGTTTGCGACCATTGGTCTGCGCAATCAAGGGTGGGGAATCACCAGCAAGTCGTTAGGTCTGGCGGATTTTGTCGCGCTGGCCGACGTCGATTCCAACGTGCTTGGTACGAACGTCAATCGCGTGAAAGAGAGACAAGGGAAAGCGCCGGACGCTTACAAAGACTATCGCAAGATTCTCGATCGCGATGACATTGACGCGGTCATGATCGCAACCCCGGATCACTGGCACACGAAGATCGCGGTCGAAGCGATGCTCGCCGGCAAAGACGTCTATTGCGAAAAGCCGCTGACGTTGACCATCGACGAAGGAAAGCTGATCGAGAAGATGGTCAAAAAGACCGGTCGCGTCTTCCAGGTTGGCACGATGCAGCGCACCGAAAGCAATCAGAACTTCTTGAAGGCGATCGCGCTGATTCGCGCCGGTCGCATTGGGAAGGTCAAAAAGATCACGTGCGGCATCAACGGAACCTCTGGTTCTCCCGAGATTCCGGTCGCATCGGTTCCGGCCGAGTTGGATTGGGATTTCTGGCTGGGCCCGGCCCCCAAGGTCGATTATCGCGCCTTGCCCGAGATGCGCAAGGGTTACGGCGGCGGCGTGCCGTTGTATAGCAACTGCCATTATTCGTTCCGTGAATGGCACGAATATGCCGGCGGTAAATTGACCGACTGGGGCGCTCATCATGTCGACATCGCATGTTGGGCTTTGGGCGAAGAAAACAACGGACCGAGCAAAGTTTCGCCGGTTTCGTACAGCTTGCCGGTCGAGTACAAGGATGGCTATCCGCTGGTCCACGATCGCTACAATGTTGCGACGCAGTTCCGCATTCAGGTCGACATGCCGAACGACGTCGAGTTGTTCATCACCAGCGAAGGGGACAACGGAATTCTCTTCGAGGGGACTGACGGTCGCTTCTTCGTCAATCGCGGCAAAATTACTGGAGCGCCGGTCGAAGCGCTAAAGGAAAACCCATTGCCGGAAGACGCGATCGAAGAAGTGTACGGCGGTAAAGTGAGCTCGAACCACACCGCCAACTTGATCGAAGCGATGGAGTCGCGCAAGCAACCAATCTCCGACGTTTGGTCGCACAATCGCATGCTGGAGATCTGCCATCTCTCGAATATCTCCATGCGTCTGGGACGAGAACTGAACTGGGACCCGACCAAACGAGAAATCGTGGGCGACGACCAGGCCAACACGTTCCTCGCGCGAGAAAATCGCAAAGGATTTGAGATCAATATGTAG
- a CDS encoding glycoside hydrolase family 88 protein — translation MSKSEQAFWPGATPLILGRDDDGKSLIAWTDAQTLDPLAAGPLVFVVFDEPASEDPHGRHALQMHKTLRQKYGADVRCAMIYCEPGQKYPPLGSAYNTPDQRTAATIWRAIGWLGPDLVIECTPENIDQNDASMLWKAVTVQPVARIGTVESALVRLSETTGPAAEQTQQKVTFTWGQTPLLGKQEFSPLRTELRQRLLRTPAKCAEQLGVVYGHDLKSVMYQPALAIMARLDLAAQLDDSNATAEIEKVLEPWLKKSSAPKTSKQKGVNGSVNAGHLVFAAWAEQTGDPRAIELVRRIADQAFDAQGQPLSAMPAHNEMSDAVFMACPILTSAGRLTGEEKYLNMAQRQLRFMQKHCLRSDGLYRHSPLCEAAWGRGNGFPMLGLALAITDLEAIENDNSLVESLRSRATELKQEFLRNLRRHAEALLPHQDPTGMWRQVIDEPSAYREMTATCMIGFTLQRGIDRGWLDAERFQPAVDQAWSAVSKRCSTDGVLFDVCTGTGKMKSLQDYFDRTAILDRDERGGAMALLFAVERIRN, via the coding sequence ATGTCCAAGTCGGAACAGGCGTTTTGGCCCGGAGCGACGCCGTTGATCTTGGGACGCGACGACGACGGAAAGAGCCTGATCGCCTGGACCGATGCCCAGACGCTTGATCCGCTTGCCGCAGGCCCGTTGGTCTTCGTCGTTTTCGACGAACCTGCCAGCGAAGATCCCCATGGCCGGCATGCGCTGCAAATGCACAAGACGCTGCGTCAGAAGTACGGAGCAGACGTGCGCTGCGCTATGATTTATTGCGAGCCAGGCCAGAAATATCCTCCATTAGGATCCGCTTACAACACGCCTGACCAACGAACGGCGGCGACCATTTGGCGCGCGATCGGCTGGTTGGGCCCCGATCTTGTCATCGAATGTACGCCGGAGAATATCGATCAGAATGACGCTTCGATGCTCTGGAAAGCGGTCACGGTTCAGCCGGTGGCGCGCATCGGAACGGTCGAATCCGCGCTGGTCCGACTTTCAGAAACGACGGGCCCCGCCGCAGAGCAGACGCAGCAGAAGGTTACATTCACTTGGGGACAGACTCCCCTTCTCGGCAAGCAAGAATTTTCTCCGTTACGGACAGAACTGCGACAACGCTTGCTGCGCACGCCGGCGAAATGTGCGGAACAACTGGGCGTCGTTTACGGTCATGATTTGAAGAGCGTCATGTATCAGCCGGCGCTGGCCATCATGGCCCGTCTCGACTTGGCGGCGCAGTTGGACGACTCCAACGCGACAGCGGAGATCGAGAAAGTCCTAGAGCCCTGGCTGAAAAAGTCGTCCGCTCCCAAGACCTCGAAACAGAAAGGGGTCAACGGCAGCGTCAATGCTGGCCACTTGGTCTTCGCGGCGTGGGCCGAGCAAACCGGCGATCCTCGCGCGATCGAATTGGTCCGCCGCATCGCCGATCAGGCTTTCGACGCGCAAGGCCAACCGCTTTCGGCGATGCCTGCTCACAATGAGATGAGTGACGCCGTCTTTATGGCTTGCCCAATTCTCACCTCCGCCGGTCGTCTCACCGGCGAAGAAAAATATCTCAACATGGCGCAGCGGCAATTGCGGTTCATGCAGAAACATTGTCTCCGCAGCGATGGTCTCTATCGGCATTCGCCGCTGTGCGAAGCTGCCTGGGGACGTGGCAACGGGTTTCCCATGCTCGGACTAGCTCTCGCGATCACCGATCTCGAAGCGATCGAGAACGACAATTCTCTCGTAGAATCACTCCGGTCTCGCGCCACAGAACTCAAGCAAGAGTTTCTCCGAAATTTGCGACGCCATGCGGAAGCGCTCCTCCCTCATCAAGATCCAACCGGGATGTGGCGCCAAGTGATCGACGAGCCTTCCGCCTATCGCGAAATGACCGCGACCTGCATGATCGGCTTCACGCTGCAGCGCGGGATTGACCGCGGCTGGCTCGACGCCGAACGTTTTCAACCAGCCGTCGATCAAGCCTGGTCCGCCGTATCAAAACGCTGCAGTACGGACGGCGTGCTGTTCGACGTTTGCACCGGAACCGGAAAAATGAAGTCGCTGCAGGATTACTTCGATCGGACAGCGATACTCGACCGCGACGAACGAGGAGGAGCGATGGCGCTGCTGTTCGCCGTTGAGCGGATACGGAACTAA
- a CDS encoding type II toxin-antitoxin system RatA family toxin, which produces MNFQCSILVRGSPADWFDRTQDYDRRLDWDPFLKSAELLDGTTSPDVGVRAWCVAHNGIGMETEYVSFQRPRTCAVKMTRGPWFIRQFAGSWRFEELESEQTRIRFIYSLTANPRWFHWFMTPIVGWYFAREMQQRLVALANTYVDSS; this is translated from the coding sequence ATGAACTTTCAATGCAGCATTTTGGTTCGTGGCTCGCCGGCAGATTGGTTTGATCGGACGCAAGATTACGATCGCCGCTTGGATTGGGACCCGTTTCTCAAATCGGCCGAACTACTGGATGGGACGACCTCCCCTGATGTTGGCGTGCGAGCATGGTGCGTCGCCCACAATGGAATAGGAATGGAGACCGAGTATGTTTCGTTTCAGCGCCCCCGGACTTGCGCGGTGAAAATGACGCGCGGCCCCTGGTTCATTCGTCAGTTCGCAGGCTCCTGGCGTTTTGAAGAGTTGGAATCGGAGCAAACGAGGATCCGCTTTATCTACTCGTTGACGGCCAACCCGCGCTGGTTCCATTGGTTTATGACGCCGATCGTCGGCTGGTATTTTGCTCGCGAGATGCAACAGCGATTGGTCGCGCTGGCGAATACGTACGTCGATTCTTCGTGA
- a CDS encoding DUF6940 family protein: MRWNAETEDLPGLRGRRYFVHRDSQPLSYADAIKAWRSDAEFSDWLCDELAEAPFSAFRWETPPIDHVTTDRPWEFVLLNSPNLARPSEPHLFAEHFEKSDEPITTFANLGRNALLVAPTPMADESAYGHLAAFVRQAPQQQRLALWQEVGEAMTRRLGDRPVWLSTAGAGVSWLHVRLDDHPKYYGYQPYRKWDAI; encoded by the coding sequence ATGCGTTGGAATGCCGAAACGGAAGACCTGCCGGGCCTTCGTGGTCGACGATATTTCGTTCACCGCGACTCGCAGCCGCTCAGTTACGCCGATGCGATCAAAGCATGGCGCAGCGATGCCGAGTTTTCGGACTGGCTCTGCGACGAACTTGCGGAAGCTCCCTTCTCGGCGTTTCGTTGGGAAACTCCTCCGATCGATCATGTGACGACCGATCGCCCTTGGGAATTCGTCCTGCTCAACAGTCCCAATCTTGCGCGCCCTTCCGAGCCGCATCTCTTTGCAGAACATTTTGAAAAGTCGGATGAGCCAATCACCACATTCGCTAATCTAGGGCGAAATGCGCTGTTGGTCGCGCCTACGCCGATGGCCGACGAATCGGCGTACGGGCACTTGGCCGCCTTCGTTCGGCAAGCGCCGCAACAACAACGGTTGGCCCTCTGGCAAGAAGTGGGCGAAGCGATGACCCGACGTCTGGGAGATCGCCCTGTCTGGCTCAGCACCGCCGGCGCCGGCGTCTCTTGGCTGCATGTGCGACTGGATGATCATCCGAAGTACTACGGCTATCAGCCGTATCGCAAATGGGACGCGATCTAA